Sequence from the Amphiprion ocellaris isolate individual 3 ecotype Okinawa chromosome 1, ASM2253959v1, whole genome shotgun sequence genome:
GTGCAGGTATTTTGTgcgattttaatttttaataatgacaTGCTGAAAGTGAAATTAACCATCCTCACTCTGCTAGTAGACTGGGTTGTGTTTTGAGTGTAACTTCCTTCCTCTGTATTATTGCAGGGTGTGAAAGAGGACTCAGCCCAAAAGAAAGAGCCAAAGTTCCTGGGTAAGGCTGGCTGGCTAAAGAAGGCCCCGGGCAGGCTGCTGGCGAGCTATAAAGATCGATACATCCATGTGGAGAAGACAGAGGTTGTGGTGTATGAAACTGAGGTACACTACCATATCTGACACAGGTTACGTGGTCATGTCATTTCTACTGTGCTTTCATGTAACCAGTGAAGGCTCTTCTGTTATGGATCACAGAGTCACAGAATTGTTTTAGAATAAACAGTTGTATCTGACTGTGGCTACAGAGACAGCACAGTGCTTATTAGTAGATTGTTGGTTTTGCTGTCCTGCAGGATTTTTTTGATATGATAAACTGCTAAAATGATGTCGGCTTTATGCTTTAATTACAAGGCTGTTTGAGTTTTACTACACCTTTACTTTGTGTTGTAGGACCTACAGAACTCCTTGGAGAGGCTTGACCTGGAAAACTATGATACATGTCATGAATTAAAGAGCCCCTTCAAGAAAAAGcacagactgatattgttgcGATCACCAAAGTCTGGAAATAAGGTGAGCTCAGAAATGTTCTGGGTGACAGTAGAACCTGCTTAAATgcaacatgatgagaaatatggctgtatttttattgtacaaTCACAGCAGGTATGTGACTGCTAATATGCAAATGTAAATTTAGCAGAACAACTATAAGGTAATACACTGAGATaaagaaaatcaaaataaacaggtGATTGGCATGTGAGAGGTGGGGCTAAAACGGATTACAAGTTGAGAGGAATTTTTTGATCCTGTCTGAGGTTAGTGATCATTGTTGCAGCAGTTTACCTTAAGCATGCAGCTGTGTTTTCTAATCCCAAAATCAGTCAGATggatcactgtgaaaataccaGATTTTTGgtcagaaaacaaagacaagttGATCATGTTTACTGAAGTGCCATGGGAATGAATTACAAAGAGGGGATTAGGGCCTCTGACAAGCAAAATACTGAGCATAAACATTTCTAAGTTTTGTAAATTATCACAATCAGAAGGGATTTATAACTAACTATTCAAACAAAATGGCTGTATAATGTAAAAGGAGGATTATCAACTGACTTTACTGTCTCAGACTAGTTCAGACTATTACTCTTGTTTACAGTTGCACCTGTTTTCATTCTAAACCTCTGACACACACAGTTACAAACTAGCAGGTGAACACATTTAGAACCTCCACTGACTCCATGCACTTTTGTGGAGaccattatttttctttagaatcAGCTTCCATGGGTGCCCAGacagctcagctggctgagtggGTGACCTATAAACAGAGGgtatagtccccgatgcagtgacctgggtttgattccagctcatggccctttgctacAGGTCTTCcatactttcctgtctgcctcagcTAACTTATCTAAAATTagaatcagtttccagttcaaacatgtatggctgaattacacagtattttcacagtatttGAGAAGAGtggtaggtgagctggtgtgctcaagctgctcTGTGTGGGAATGGATGAGGCTGGACgtagggacttcatagatctgcacaatTTCACGGAAGCAACAGCGTAGACTTAAATCTAAGACATTTTAAggtcagaaaaatataaaagctTCTTAATAAGTAACTTTGGTACACAAAGATTTTAGGAGTTTAATCAccttcacctgtctgtctctctgtgtggctCTGTGATGGACTattgacctgtctagggtgtatCCTGCCTTCGCCTTAAGTAACCCAGCTGAGCAGTCTGTCAGACACCAGTGTACACAAATGCACTTCAAAAACAAATAACTTGCCAGAGGAATCAAAAGCTTTGGTTGTGATACAGATGGGTGACCAATTAAAGATCAGTCGAAATACATTTGCAGCACTAACCAGCAGATCTGTTGCAAGCATACCACTAATCAGAACTGCAGTGGTTGTCTtgctaaaatgatgccacagacaGTGCACTATTTGCACAGTTTAGCTCTAAAAAATTGATTCAAGCAAGTACTTCAGACTTGTTGTTGAGGTTCCTAGTAAAAAGCAAATcagaccaagataaatttgttcagctcagatgACAAGTTTGCCATTTTTCTGGTCAGGACTTCAGCAGTGAATGCAGAGTCCCGGCAGTGAAACCAGAGGTATGATATAATGATATGGGACTGCATTACTGTAAAAGTAGTTGGGGAGATGATACTTACAGATGGCACCATCAATGTCTGTGATTATTCCAAAATAATGACTGACAAAATGACTCCTGGTCTGCAGAAACTGAAAGAAGAGGAATatctcagcatgaaaacaatccaaagcacaaaattacacaagagtttcttaagaaaaaaaagtgaaaactataaGCTGACCAGGTACACTGCCTGACTTGAACACCTTATTATTaggttattttaaagagaaagacaggGCAATACAACTTCTCCAGCAAAGCCcaggtgaagaaaaaaacacctctTAAGAAGGATACAACATGTCTTCAGGATTTTTGGACACTTATATCCTCCATGCCAAGGGGGATtaagtctgtcatcaaaaataaaaatggatatatgaagtatttaaaaaatcaaaaaacagacTCTCCATTATAAAAGGTGTACTGACTTTTGTTATATTAAGGTTCatactgtgtgtatttttgtttttcaaatactAAATCTGAACCATTCGCTACTAATTTCAAGTGAGAGTTAACACCTTGTACTCACTTCTGTAGTTTACTGGATGTCACATGTTGGCAGGCATATGAAGGTGTTTTGGTTTCTTAgaccattttcattttctgaataaAGGGAAGTAAAAACAGGGAAATGCTGTTACAATGCTTATTTGTGAGTTTAAATGCCATAATTTACCTTTGTCAGTCCTTTATTTGGTAAACTGTGAGTTCCTGAATCTGTTCGTAATTTGTACTCTGTTGTGGTTGTTCAGTGTGAATGAAGTGAGGAGGATCTGACCATGATATGAAGAACTACTTGGCTGCCTCTTGCTTTCTCTGGGGTAACTTTGTTCAGCTCTGGCTCTGCATGGCTGAATGCTGCCAAAACACTTTCTGAAAGTAgcacagcagcagtagtgagCCCTATAAGCAACCTTCTGTTGCTGCTGTGCCACAGTTTAGATACTCAGGCAGTGTTAATGGTTCCTATGCAAACATACAAAATACACGTTTGCGTAGGAACATTCAGCTACTGTCTCACTGAGTCTATAGAGCTAGCTTGCATGCTGATATATGATGCTAAAGTATACTCATTATGCTTAAAAGTGACATCATATGGGTATGGACCAAGCGTTTGTCTGTGATGAGTTGAGACTGACTGGGTTGCAGGAAGAATTTTTCCACTTGGACCCTGTGTACAAGGTGTTACAAAATAATTGCATTTGACTGAGAAAGAAATGGCACGGtccgtccattatctatatCTAAGCTTTAGGTTTAACCCGTAGAGGGTCATGGGGCCTTTCTCACCTGACATTTAGCAAGAGACAGTTTAAACTCTGGACAGTCATCAACTTCCTGCAGCCTTCCAAAAAAGTTGATTCTTATATTAATCAACATAGTGGATGTTAATTGCCCTCCTGCTTGGATGTCATTTACCTGGATCTCTGTGGGAATCATTTAGCCAGTCTCTCCAGGCTTTCTCAGGTTCGTCAGGATGTGTTCAGAATGTGCATTCATCAACCAATGAACAACCAACCTCTATATTACTTTCTGTAATATGGAGGAAAAACACTGATATAGTTCTTacagtttgaaatgaaaaaatcaaCAGTGAAGAGCTGTCAGTAGCAGTTGTCACTTCACTGTCAAAACTAATCAGGCATGACTCCAGTTCAGTTtccttcatgtctttttttttctttgtcatacaGCCATATAAACACAGCACTCTCTCGAAAACTAACACCTGACTCTTTCACTTGGTTTTCTCACTAAGTGACAAATGACAGCAATTGATGTGCTAACATCTCTGGTCCATGGACTGTCCTGTGACAGGACCCACGTGTCACTCAAAGTGGCCACGTCCctaattatgcataattttaagctttaatAAAACTTAACaggtgagttatataaaaagGTTGACTGGGTTTCTACCTTTTGTTAAGTCATCATAATGACTGAGAGGGATtacttttgtatgtttttttttaatatcaatcTGCATTGGATCATAGAATAAGTATCACCAATCTGTAGTCAGCAGAGGTACTGTGTAAATGCACATCATTTCCAGTTTAGTTGAGAATAAAAGTAAATTATTTCCCATTGACATTCAGAGAAAAAGTTTAAAGAGTTTGGCATGAATTCCTAATTCTGTGATTAGTTGTATTTGTTGTGGGTCAGTAGATTTGAAGCAGACGAGACAATGTCTTTGCTGAGGCCCATGAAGGAACTTCAttatctccatcatatcttttatttcagtcttgGTGAAAACTGAGTGTATTGGAAATTCCTTCTAAAACAAATTGAAAAGCTTATTAAAAGATTGAATTCTTCAGAAAAATGGAGAGCCTGTAAATGTTACTCTAAGATTATAATAGAAATTTTGTTTATACCTGACTGACAGGTCCATGATGTGAAGTTCCAGGCTCAGActgcagaggagaaggaggctTGGATTAAAGCCCTAATTGATGGAATAAATCGAGCAAAGAACAAGGTCTTTGATGAGGTAAACATGTGATTCACAGTCATAAATGTTTCCTTATTTTAGTCACTGCACCCTTACTTAATTTTCAGTAACTCTGCTTTTAAAAGTTGAAGTGGTGTCATGTTTTCACAGGTGAAGGTTGATGAAAGCAATAATTTAGAGCATGTCACTCGAACAAGGCCCAAAGGGAATCGTAACCGACGGCCACCGACCAGGATACACATGAAAGAGGTTTGTGAATGTGAACGTGAGAGTCCATTCATCTGTGTCTAACAGACATGCTGCTCAGTTACCACAGTGAcaaggttattttttttgtaaaatgtgtttctgttctgaTCTGCTTTCATTCTGTTGATACTGTTTTCTCTCAATGCAAACTCTGTGTTTCCATAGTTGCCTGTTGTTCCCATAGAATTTGCAAGTCatgcaatttttaaagaaatcacCAAAGACAcaccaaaaactgcatttttattgaattttagctatatacactaccggtcaaaagtttcagaacaccccaattttccattttttttattggaaattatgcatgttaatgtctcattgtactctgaaatgaaagcagacaacaaacaaactaagtttaaaaaaaatcagtttagaaaccaaaatgtattctaaacttatgactcatcaaagtagccacctttggcagatttaacagctgaacacactcgtggcattcttttcaaaatgaaaatcaagtATTCTTctgaaagttcttcccaactctgctgcagaagttcccataaatgtgtggcacttgtaggttgctttgctttcactcttctgtccagttcatccctaACCAGCTCCAcagggtttaagtctggagaccgTGCTGGCCCTGGCCACTCCATCTAgtaggtagttctggcatagcttggacttatgttttgggtcattatcttgctgtagaaTGAACCCCTGACCAGCTAGGAAGATACCAGTGGGTACTGCATGGCACTGCAGAATGGTGTGGTTGTCGTTTTGATTCAAggtacctctcactctgtaaaagtcaccaaccctggatccagcaaaacagcccaaGACCATCAcatttcctcctccatgtttgatagttgatgtcacacaatgaggaaccatcctttcgcCTACTTGACGGGGTACAAAAATCCTGCGCGATGAACCAGAGATTTCAAATTgattgattcatcagtccataataccttcatccagtcttcagtagtccattggcggTGTTTCatgcaagcctctttttcttattctgatgtcttagcCATGGCTTTTTGCTGCAATTCGACCTGTCAAACCCGCGACTCCAAGTCttttcttcacagttgaaactgagacttcttactatgaCCGCTATTAAGCTGTACTTGAaactgttgtcctgtgagctgcctatcaccaagctgttgactctcagaaacttgtcttccgATTCCGTTGTGGCTTCAGGTCTTCCatacctcttcctgtcagagtttcccccagtttctgagcaccttttgatgatgaagaaaactgtactcactgacatcTTGACTTTCTTTGCAGCTTCTGTGTAGGAAAGGcccacatttttaagtgttatgatggtctctctctcttctattgttaattgccttttcctcgccatttttatagcaacacactactttctgcactacaatactgttcaaataatacTCTCGAGGGTATGGTGCAgtggtgtgttccaacactacttttatgcagacagagggggttgtaagtaatcaagaaaagttgggacaactgtaggatttggtagcaccaactttcaaggcttgatcaacctccattgctgcagagcAGTTGTAAGTTGTTCACCCATTTCTTGCTCCCTacaaaaggcctttttgtaaaattctgaaatatacattatttttcagtgttgggtaaccttacttttttttaacctctggcagttcaccacttacctttgtaccatttcaagctattccttggacttgaactacttgaatttcaattaaaaaatggaaaaattggggcgttctaaaacttttaacTGGTAGTTTGTCTGTGATGTGTCAttcttttaaaagaaacagaCAATTTCAAGTGCAAAATCTTGACACTTCGTCAAAAAGCGCCAACAATGGAAAGTTTCTTTCAAGCaagtcctttaaaaaaaactaaacaattcTGCGCTTCTTGTTGCAGACGTAAAGctattaatgactcagctgcaaccagcagtcatgtgacaaaaacttcttgttttttcttttttaatgatttatggcataatAACTCTGTGATACTACACATAAGCCAGTTCTGAGTTCTCTTTTCTTCTAGCAGTAGcattgtgttgtttccacagaagtgcaggactttatattgcagggaAAAATTAGCCAACAGTCAGAAAAACTGtgaaaggagcaaaaaaacaaacacccagacacttggggttcagagggttgataGAAGTGATATTGTAACCAACTAATCAATTTCAGTGGTGTTAAACTGTTGTTAAGCTGCCATCAACAatagttagggttagggttagggtttaaAGAATCCCACCAAATTAGGTAATGGACCCAAAGGAGCAGCAGAGACTGGCAGAGTAGTGAATACCCCACATGACCAAGCCTGTCTTTGTCACCTCGGCCTTTATTACCAAGTGTCTCTTTTGTTAGTTTGTAGCTTTTATTTGAGAATTTGTAatataccttttttttaatttaaaaaatgaaatgacttaTTTGAACACCATCTTTTTACCTCTAGGTAGCCGTAGTGTCATCAGAAGGTATCCTGCGTTTGGATCTTGATCTAGAAGGTGCAATAATGCCTAATGGGAACCATAATGCCAATGTTGACGGCACTGAGTCTCTTAAAGAGGCAGTCTCAGCTCCTGAGTCCAACACCAGCAAAGCTGCAGAGAAACCATTTGTGCCGAGTGCTGAGGAGGAGGTTCAGGGGAAGGTCAGTCCCCAGAAAAAGGTCATCAAACCTCCCATGCCACCTTCCAAAGAGGCTAAATTCAGTTCAGCCCCCGAGGATGAGCCTGATAAGGATGATGATCCAGAGACAAAGGTCTGTAAAATTATGTATAACAGCTGTAAACATACAGTGCCGAAATATTTGTGTATATCTTTCTTTTTGGTGAATATGGCCTATAAAAATGATCGAATGTCTTTAAGGTCCTGAAGCCACCAATGCCTCCATCAAAAGAAGCCAAACCGTGTGCCTCACCTGTTGAAGAAGTTACAGAGCAGGAAAAACCTGACAAGGTGCCTGAAATGAGTTCTGATGCCAGGAAAAAGACAGGCCCACCACCAATGCCTCCTAACAAACCCAGTTCTAACAGCTCCATGAGCAGTCTTGCAGAGGCCTTGCAGTCCAGGCCAAACTCCCACCTTCCTACCCCTCCATCCAAAGAGAATAAGCCTTCACCTCCTGCTGTGGAGCCAGTCCAACAGGTGCTAGCCACATCTGATGAGaacacagagaagaaagaaaacagtaagAAGGAGATAAATGAAGAAACATATGAGGTAGAAGAGTCCATTCCAAATGAAGCTCTAACTCATGTCAGAGGTGATAAACCGGAAAGTCCTACAACAGAGGGAACGGTTTCTGAAGAAGAATCAGGTGAGACTATCAGCAGTGGCATAAATAGGGCATTTGACGATGACCCAGAAGTACCCACAGAGCCATTGAGAACGAGCCATAGTCCTCTTCTAATCCCCCCAGAAAAGCTTGACGAACTTGTTCAGCCTGGAACATCGCACATAGAGAACTGCTCAATTATAAGTCTGCCTACTGAGGGACGTGACGCTATTGCCTCTGATACCTCAATCAATTCTCATCAAGTAGAAGACGAGCTGCCGAAGTATGAAGGCCCCTCAGTAGTTGTCTCTCTGAATGACCCACCCAACGACAGCCTCAGCCTGAGTCCGCTGCTTTGTCACTTGTcaatggagaagaagaagaaggcagAGGAGAAATCTGTAGACAGTGGTCAGCACTCAGATGATAACAGTGAAGGTTCTGGGAGTGAAGACACACTGGCAGTTTCCACAGCTGCGCTCAGGGGAAGCCACGCTGGTCTGGATGTGTTGGATGCTAGTGAGGACGACTCTCACATGTCTGTTATTTCAAGGCCGGCACTGGTCTCAACCAAGCCTCAGGTTAGACCAAAGGTCTTTCCCTGTGGCTTAGAGCCACCCACCTCCCTCAAACCCTCAGTTAAGACCAGATCAGCCTCTTTTGGAGATCTGCTCTCTGACTCTGCTGTCTGTATTCAGGTGAAACAGTCTAGCAGTGCTGGGGCTGGAATTGCCGGGGCTCTAAATGATGATGTGCTAAAACTTGAGACTGAAGTAGCTCTGGAGATGGAGAAGACGAGCAAGCTCCTAAGCAGAGTGTCCCAGGCTCAGGAGAGAGGTGATGGGGAGGGCATACCGGAAAATCTGCTGGCTAAGGCCATGGAGAAGTTGAAGACGGCTGACCATGTCCTCAGGGAGGTCAAGAAACTGAAACTTGCCAACAGCTCGAGTAACAGGAAGAGCTGGTGAATGTTAATGATAGCAACTGACCGATCGTTAAACCCATGACCTAAGCAGTAATATCCAGTCCAAACTCAAAAACCTTAAATAGCCCTGTCAAGCTTTGGAATTCACTATATGTTTGCATGCTGGTGAAGGTTAAGGGATGATCAAGGGACGTATACAAGAGTTAAAGGTTACAAAAAGGCCCATTCATGATTGGTACATTAAGCATGTTCTCCCCACAGTGCAAAGGCCAGTCCTGGATACTCTTCATTGGATTTGGAAAAGTTACCACTCCAGCAACCCCTGCAAGCATCAAATGCATGCTGAAAGCCATTTTATGTTAAAAGccaaatgcagcatttgaacAGACATCTTTTTAATCAACTCATGGAGATAATATTATCCTGTTTGGCTTGACCTTTGCCTGAAATAAAGGAGATGGCGGTTCAGAAAGAGTCTTCAATTGGTAATTTGTCACTTTTATCAGTGTAAGCTGCGCGTGCTGTGTGAGATTGAAAATTGCTGTATGGAAACTTTATTGCAGAGTCTGGGTTTAATGAACAGTCACTGACAGAAGTGATCATTGTTGATGTTTATACAGCTAATGCAACTGTTCACTCATAATTACTTGTGTGCAGTTATTTCACATTCAAATCTGCCTGCAGGCATAAGCAATGCTTAATATTGTactgtgtattatttttgttgtatatgCAATATCGAACATTTCAGAAATTAATAATTACTTGAAAGCTAATTTGAAAACTAATTATATGATAACTATGAAAATATGATGAgaactaaaactatgattacTAAAATCATTACTTTTAAGAACTTTTAAGAATACATAAAAAAGTactaaaaagtccaaaaactcCAAATCAAATTCCAGTTCTACATTGTGAATTTGAGAGGCTTTTTCTCCTATTTTAAACATAGCAAGTTTGTGCTCATATTTTACATGAGAGAATTTCTACTGTAGAAATTTGACTGCAGAATATATGTTTTTATCATTGGTAAAGAAAGATGTACCAACATAGCTCAGGAGTTTTCTGAAATTCATCTTTGCAGACTATTCACATGATTAAAGCAAATCAAAGAATATTTCTATTTTCAATAGAAtgattgcagattttttttaattaatgatcTATTTTTCATACTAGTATTTTACATGGCACAGAACAAAGCATTTGTTGCAGCTCTCACTAACCCAACTTACATTTCAACATAATATAAATGTGTTTCAATGAAGGATATGTTCTTAACAGTGATGTTCCTACAGGCTGAATCATGGACTAATTAAGATTTTTTGTCCAGTGCTTGATAACAATCATGGTAGTTTTGTGCCATGCAGAGTATGTAAGAACATTTTCCAACAGCAGATACAGTTTTGTACTCTTTGATAAAAAAGTGCCATTATCCAAATAAACAAAGGGaaactatttttttatgttttgtctttaattgTGCTGTAGTTTGCTGTTAGTATCAAGGTTGTGATTacaaagaaatatttcaaacattcttGAAAGCTGTAGTCACGTACACTTCATTTTAGAGATGAAACATATTTTACTAGTCCACAGACAGATCAGTGACAACTATTTAGACAATAACTTCACCTTTACAAAtcatttttgagcaaaaatgtcataaatggcTGTGTTATCCATTTTAGCTGGACTTTAGGTTGAAAATTGTGAGTCACATTTTGACAAATGTTTATCACTTATAGGCTGACTCACAGAATATAGGCTGCTGTATAAGCCTGTTACTGGCTGATTATCTCACTCAGCATTCTGACACTGCAAGCAacagcaagttgtaatattggagtcatttagccatacatgtttgaaccaTAGATTATATATAGAAGATGGATGTAGCTATGTCACTCATTGGTTTGTGGACATTTGGCTGTTGACATCTTGCTCTTTTCAAACTCGATGTAACGTGAGCCATAATTGGCCAAAAGAACATCATGTAGTGTTTAAAAAGTCCGAAAACTATTTATTGAAATCATAATCTCATtgcaaaatgtttactgaggcaAGAAATGATTTATAGGACCACATGTTTTATCTGACTTTACATCATAAACAGggatggggggtgggggggtgggggtgggttATAGTTTTATTGTTAACATTACTAAAATAGATTAGTCTACAttctacatacatacatgctgTTTTTTCTCAAACATCCAGAGGTTTATAGTCTTAGAGGTGTACAAACATCACTATACATTAATGTAATTACCTGGACATCACCTGTGCCATGCACTGTACAGCATCAGTAATTAATGATAGAATATTTCATGTCAACTGCTTTATTCAGAACCTAAACACAGGTGAGCTCTTACTCTGCCTGTcaggtaataaaacagaaacctttTTCAATCGTGTCAATCAATTGTGTCTGATCAAACAGTTCTAAAGTTAGGGGAATTTTAAGTCTGGCTTCAACAATTCATATCAGACAATTCATATTTAGAATATAATTGAAATATATTTAACTGTTTCATTTATGAGAACCAATTTTAAAACAGGAATAAAGTCTCTTACAAAATATACACAGATTAAAAACATTATGCTTCTCTCCTGATAGTCTTTAGTGGAGCTGATCAACTTAATTTTCCAGCATCATGCTGGTAcaggtgctgctgctgaagatggagctgccaatgttctgtctgtggagtctCCTAGCAGTCAGTGAAGATGTGGGTGTCTTCAGGAGTCCCTCCAATAGAGTActtattaaatgttattttcattgcatAGTAAAATTGATAAGAATAGAACAGACCTTTATAGCCAGCAGTAATTACTCGGCGGCGACTGGTCATCTGAATAGCTTATAATACCTACTGTCTAAATGGGACACACATCTCCGAAATTGCTGGAGTAAATTATTAAGCAAGCTTTATTGCTCCGCCATGGAACGGCatagttatgtgacaattggtgtacctttgtctgtttgtttgtatgtttgtctgtctgtctgtctgttagcaacattactcaaaaatggaccaacggatttggatgaaattttcagggaaggtcagaaatgacacaaggaccaagtgattagattttggaagtgatgtagcttacagtctggatccacggatttgttaaagatttctgtatcattgtgagatagcagcacaacttcactataactatgacaagtgaacactacatcagcttcctgctgacgatcacatgattgtgaacctactacaaatccactgttgCGGGCTTGTttggacttatccatcagaaatgatacaaggaacaattgattaaattggggagtgtttctgagtcccatcaattcacgctgcctgctacatatttaggtcacgtgttTCGGTATCCGTatataatgtacacatgtatgacacatgtctgtgctcagagcaaggtcattttgtttgtgggtacatctataccaactggccacattctatggtgctgtgatttctgccacaaatttttccaagatttcagccatcggaaatgatacgactgagcagccttggtggagtactgcactctttGAGTGCATTTCTTGTCTTGATAATATGATCAGAGATATGACGTTTATGCAACTGCTTTCTCACCTAAAATAATCGTAAGactacattttgtgtcacaataacagtagtatttaaaataaaatctattacCTTTGTAGGTTTTCTCTTCAACTTCTTGCTGGTTCATGGGATACTTAGCTGCACCAAGTCCACATAGAACGGAAAAGATATGTAAATTATAAGCAAATGAGGTACTAATTGCTCCTCCCCTCAGAGTCCTCCCCTCCACGCTCACAGAGATAGAACGTAGTCATTGGAAACAGAACTttgaaatatctaaaaataaaaataaaatgtctttaaaagcacagacatgaagaaaaaaatcagaaaaattgttatttcattttcaatgacattcagtttggttttttttttttatgacatttgtttttcaatgacaaattttattttcaatgacCACCTATCCTGTCTGTTTTAGCTCCATAAGTTTCACACTCggaatgctcagccatggagtTGACTGCTTGTTTCACTCAcaatgtgtcttctagcatattaaaaacaccatatgggcaTGTTAACAAGGCAAACAATTTGATTGTCACCAGAGTGGTACAAAGCTTCTGGAGAAGTGTGTTTAATCGCTTTAGGctctgttttagttttattgtgaaggtGAGGACCGGAGGTGCAGAGTTTTACTTTTATGATATTTAACTTAACAGATGTGTCCCTGGTTGCAATGTC
This genomic interval carries:
- the plekho2 gene encoding nascent polypeptide-associated complex subunit alpha, muscle-specific form, producing MEDGVKEDSAQKKEPKFLGKAGWLKKAPGRLLASYKDRYIHVEKTEVVVYETEDLQNSLERLDLENYDTCHELKSPFKKKHRLILLRSPKSGNKVHDVKFQAQTAEEKEAWIKALIDGINRAKNKVFDEVKVDESNNLEHVTRTRPKGNRNRRPPTRIHMKEVAVVSSEGILRLDLDLEGAIMPNGNHNANVDGTESLKEAVSAPESNTSKAAEKPFVPSAEEEVQGKVSPQKKVIKPPMPPSKEAKFSSAPEDEPDKDDDPETKVLKPPMPPSKEAKPCASPVEEVTEQEKPDKVPEMSSDARKKTGPPPMPPNKPSSNSSMSSLAEALQSRPNSHLPTPPSKENKPSPPAVEPVQQVLATSDENTEKKENSKKEINEETYEVEESIPNEALTHVRGDKPESPTTEGTVSEEESGETISSGINRAFDDDPEVPTEPLRTSHSPLLIPPEKLDELVQPGTSHIENCSIISLPTEGRDAIASDTSINSHQVEDELPKYEGPSVVVSLNDPPNDSLSLSPLLCHLSMEKKKKAEEKSVDSGQHSDDNSEGSGSEDTLAVSTAALRGSHAGLDVLDASEDDSHMSVISRPALVSTKPQVRPKVFPCGLEPPTSLKPSVKTRSASFGDLLSDSAVCIQVKQSSSAGAGIAGALNDDVLKLETEVALEMEKTSKLLSRVSQAQERGDGEGIPENLLAKAMEKLKTADHVLREVKKLKLANSSSNRKSW